Proteins encoded together in one Psychrobacter sp. 28M-43 window:
- the bamA gene encoding outer membrane protein assembly factor BamA, protein MRTPLIMSAAGLPLVVAMMSMPVQAAEFVVTDIGFNGLQRLTPDSLYPVLPVTVGDTVNDSSLAASIKALYATENFADIQSRVEGGKLRFDVIERPTIAEVTFEGNKLIPKEGLEQGLKNAGLSAGDVLKQSTLQGVANELQQQYISQGYYNSNIEVDQTVLDGNRVKLDVRFVEGKPAKVVDINIIGNKHFSDEEIKDVFAVKESSWTRLLSKSDRYAQEKLAASLESLKALYQNDGYVRFSVDNAVLNISEDKSSVFIEVSLSEGEQYQFGEVNFLGKPTFENSELKELVSFASNEKYSQAKLDETTASLKRRYGNEGYYLAQIRPVPRINDDTKMVDVDYYIDPARPIYVRRINFTGNIKTQDEVLRREMRQLEGTLSSNDKIQLSRTRLMRTGFFKNVTVDVKPVPNQPDQVDVNYVVEEQPSGSSTIAAGYSQSGGVTFQLDLTQNNFMGTGNRVKAALSRSETRDSYSLGYTDPYFTENGVSQGISGYYRKTKYDDDNVSNYVTDSYGATLNYSYPIDETKRLSAGLNVDNTTVRGGRYLGISNVQQLLDDGGTQTPENETDGIATFKNDYQTYNLLFGWDYSTLDRPVFPTKGMSHKVDATIGIGDANYQKLTYSGNIYYPLYKDVIARGYTKLGYGNDLPFYENFYAGGYGSVRGYESSTLGPKSENYYDAVNGIAGNLDEEVGGNALATFGAELILPMPFKGDWADQVRPVLFAEGGQVFDTTGKEDETFRETDYTLITQDNDFRYSAGAGVTWYTPIGPISLSYAVPFGDKEGDETEKVQFQIGNTF, encoded by the coding sequence ATGCGTACGCCTTTAATTATGAGCGCGGCTGGGTTGCCGTTAGTTGTAGCGATGATGAGTATGCCAGTACAGGCTGCAGAATTTGTAGTAACTGACATCGGTTTTAATGGCTTACAACGCCTAACCCCTGATAGCCTCTATCCGGTCTTACCTGTTACGGTAGGCGATACGGTGAATGATAGTAGCTTAGCTGCCAGTATTAAGGCGCTATATGCAACTGAGAACTTTGCTGATATTCAAAGCCGTGTCGAAGGTGGCAAACTAAGGTTTGACGTCATTGAGCGTCCAACGATTGCTGAAGTTACCTTTGAAGGTAACAAGCTCATTCCGAAAGAAGGACTTGAACAGGGACTGAAGAATGCGGGACTGTCTGCTGGTGACGTACTCAAGCAGTCTACTTTGCAAGGCGTGGCCAATGAGCTACAACAGCAATATATTAGCCAAGGTTACTACAATAGTAATATCGAAGTAGATCAAACGGTCCTTGATGGTAACCGTGTGAAACTTGATGTGCGCTTTGTAGAAGGCAAGCCTGCTAAAGTTGTCGATATCAATATTATTGGTAACAAACACTTTAGTGATGAAGAGATTAAAGACGTTTTCGCGGTAAAAGAATCTTCATGGACGCGTCTACTGTCTAAGTCTGATCGTTACGCTCAAGAAAAACTGGCCGCCAGTTTAGAGAGTTTAAAGGCACTATATCAGAACGATGGTTATGTACGTTTTTCAGTCGATAATGCTGTATTGAACATCAGCGAAGACAAGAGTAGCGTGTTTATCGAAGTTAGCCTAAGCGAAGGCGAGCAATACCAGTTTGGCGAAGTGAACTTTTTAGGTAAACCTACCTTTGAGAACAGTGAGCTAAAAGAGCTGGTTAGCTTTGCATCTAATGAAAAATACTCGCAAGCAAAACTAGACGAAACCACTGCTTCTCTTAAAAGACGCTATGGTAATGAAGGCTATTATCTAGCTCAAATCAGACCAGTACCACGTATCAATGACGATACGAAAATGGTCGATGTCGATTACTATATCGACCCTGCACGTCCTATCTACGTTCGCCGTATTAACTTTACGGGTAATATTAAAACGCAAGACGAAGTATTACGTCGTGAAATGCGTCAGTTAGAAGGTACGCTGTCGTCCAATGACAAAATTCAGCTGTCACGCACGCGTTTGATGCGTACTGGATTCTTTAAAAATGTCACTGTCGATGTTAAGCCAGTACCTAACCAGCCGGATCAAGTCGATGTGAACTATGTGGTTGAAGAGCAGCCTTCTGGTAGCTCAACGATTGCAGCTGGTTACTCACAGAGTGGCGGTGTAACTTTCCAATTGGATTTGACCCAAAACAACTTTATGGGTACCGGTAACCGTGTCAAGGCTGCGCTTTCTCGTTCAGAAACACGCGACTCTTATAGCCTAGGTTATACCGATCCGTACTTTACAGAAAACGGTGTTTCTCAAGGTATCAGCGGTTATTATCGCAAAACCAAATATGATGACGACAACGTTAGTAACTATGTGACCGATTCATATGGTGCGACGCTGAACTATAGCTATCCTATTGATGAAACCAAACGCCTGAGTGCTGGTCTAAATGTTGATAATACTACTGTACGTGGTGGTCGATATTTAGGAATATCTAATGTACAGCAGCTTCTAGATGATGGTGGTACACAAACACCTGAGAACGAGACTGATGGTATTGCCACCTTTAAGAATGATTATCAGACCTACAACCTTTTATTTGGTTGGGATTACAGTACTCTAGACCGTCCAGTATTCCCTACCAAAGGTATGAGTCATAAGGTTGATGCAACTATTGGGATAGGTGATGCTAATTATCAAAAGCTAACTTATAGCGGTAATATATATTATCCTCTTTATAAAGATGTGATCGCACGCGGTTATACCAAGCTTGGCTATGGTAACGATTTACCATTTTACGAAAACTTTTACGCTGGTGGTTATGGCTCTGTACGTGGCTATGAATCTTCAACGCTAGGTCCTAAATCAGAAAACTATTATGATGCCGTCAATGGTATTGCTGGGAACTTAGATGAAGAAGTCGGTGGTAACGCATTGGCAACGTTTGGTGCTGAATTGATTCTACCAATGCCATTTAAAGGTGATTGGGCAGATCAAGTACGTCCAGTATTGTTTGCTGAAGGTGGTCAAGTATTTGACACGACTGGGAAAGAAGACGAGACTTTCAGAGAAACCGATTATACTTTGATCACTCAAGATAATGACTTCCGCTACAGTGCTGGTGCTGGTGTCACTTGGTATACACCAATTGGTCCAATCTCACTTAGTTACGCGGTACCATTTGGTGACAAAGAAGGTGATGAGACTGAAAAAGTCCAGTTCCAGATTGGTAATACATTCTAA
- the lpxD gene encoding UDP-3-O-(3-hydroxymyristoyl)glucosamine N-acyltransferase produces MITIEQLITRIEQRQPIINKAEIDTEQLCQPFSSVGSLTTASQQQLSFLADPHYISSLASSEAGAVLVTEAYRDQVPTSAIALVVSNPYLAYASASQLFARHSLSNGIHPSAVIAESAVIGEQVNIGPFCVIGDNVQIGARSSLDAHVVVEANTSIGTDCVIKSQVVVGPECVIGNYVRLHAGVSIGSEGFGFAPTKDPSNTGWERIAQLGRVIIGDHVRVGSQTCIDRGAIDDTVIGNHVIIDNLVQVAHNVRIGDGTAIAAQTGIAGSTTIGKRCIIGGAVGITGHIEITDDVVLSGMTMVTKSIKTAGSYSSGTAAMPTANWRRAAVRFRQLGNN; encoded by the coding sequence ATGATAACGATTGAGCAACTCATTACTCGAATTGAGCAGCGTCAGCCTATTATTAATAAGGCTGAGATTGATACTGAGCAATTGTGTCAACCATTCAGTAGCGTCGGTAGTTTGACGACGGCCAGTCAGCAGCAGTTAAGCTTTTTGGCAGATCCTCACTATATCTCTAGCTTGGCTAGCAGTGAGGCAGGCGCGGTGTTGGTAACGGAAGCATATCGTGACCAAGTGCCTACCTCAGCGATAGCGCTAGTCGTCTCAAATCCATATTTGGCTTATGCCAGTGCCAGTCAGCTGTTTGCACGTCATTCTTTATCTAACGGGATCCATCCTAGTGCGGTGATTGCAGAGAGTGCTGTTATTGGCGAGCAAGTCAATATCGGTCCTTTTTGTGTGATTGGTGACAACGTGCAGATAGGGGCACGCAGCTCACTCGATGCTCATGTCGTGGTTGAGGCCAATACCAGTATCGGTACCGATTGTGTGATTAAGTCGCAAGTCGTTGTCGGACCTGAGTGTGTCATTGGTAATTACGTTAGATTGCATGCAGGGGTAAGCATCGGATCTGAAGGGTTTGGGTTTGCGCCTACTAAAGATCCTAGTAACACAGGTTGGGAACGCATTGCCCAGTTAGGCCGTGTCATTATTGGTGATCATGTGCGAGTTGGTAGCCAGACATGTATCGATCGTGGCGCTATCGATGATACCGTTATTGGCAATCACGTTATTATTGATAATTTGGTACAAGTTGCTCATAACGTTCGTATCGGTGACGGCACGGCTATTGCTGCTCAAACGGGCATTGCGGGTAGTACTACGATAGGTAAGCGCTGTATAATAGGCGGCGCTGTCGGTATCACAGGACATATCGAGATTACAGACGATGTTGTTCTGTCTGGTATGACCATGGTAACCAAATCCATTAAAACCGCTGGTTCATATTCATCTGGTACTGCTGCAATGCCAACTGCTAATTGGCGACGTGCTGCTGTACGTTTTCGTCAGCTAGGCAATAACTAA
- the fabZ gene encoding 3-hydroxyacyl-ACP dehydratase FabZ gives MSNNNIDIPTDEDVKSLAEQGLTLPLTYHTIKHYLPHRYPFMLVDRIVACTPGECITGIKNVTINEEFFNGHFPDEPIMPGVLMVESMAQVSGVLGFISAGLTAEDGYLYLFAGVDKVRFKRRVIPGDQLIIRAKTVMQRHGIYKFDCTVHVEDELAASAQIMIARQEQQKPANTKGA, from the coding sequence ATGAGCAATAACAATATAGATATCCCAACTGATGAAGACGTTAAAAGCTTGGCTGAGCAAGGTCTTACGCTACCATTGACGTATCATACGATTAAGCATTATTTACCGCATCGTTATCCTTTTATGCTGGTAGATCGTATTGTAGCTTGTACGCCAGGTGAGTGTATTACTGGTATCAAGAACGTGACTATTAATGAAGAGTTCTTTAACGGTCACTTTCCTGATGAGCCGATTATGCCAGGGGTATTGATGGTGGAGTCAATGGCGCAGGTGTCAGGAGTGCTTGGTTTTATCAGTGCAGGGCTGACGGCAGAAGACGGTTATCTCTATCTGTTTGCAGGTGTGGATAAGGTCCGTTTTAAACGCCGTGTGATTCCTGGTGATCAGCTTATCATTCGTGCAAAAACTGTGATGCAAAGACATGGCATCTATAAATTTGATTGTACTGTCCATGTCGAAGATGAATTGGCTGCTAGTGCGCAAATTATGATTGCACGCCAAGAGCAGCAAAAACCTGCTAACACGAAGGGTGCTTAA
- the lpxA gene encoding acyl-ACP--UDP-N-acetylglucosamine O-acyltransferase, protein MSQIHPTALISPSAQIDETAIIGPYCIVGDEVSIGAHTVLHRHVVVTKLTRIGQHNEFYQFASIGEDPQDLKYAGERTWLEIGDHNTIREACSLHRGTAQDGELTKIGSHNLLMVNTHVAHDCVIGDHNVLANNVGVAGHVTIGDHTIIGGNSGIHQFCTVDDYSLIGGASLILKDVAAFTMVSGNPAKAHGLNIEGMRRKGWSKETINVLRQAYRTIFRSGLTTAQALEVLHSELLAKEPKIQLLIDSLQNSSRGVVR, encoded by the coding sequence ATGAGTCAGATTCATCCTACAGCACTCATCTCACCGTCCGCGCAGATTGACGAGACTGCTATCATCGGGCCCTATTGTATCGTTGGTGATGAAGTATCAATTGGTGCGCATACGGTTTTGCATAGACATGTCGTTGTGACTAAGCTGACTCGTATTGGCCAACACAATGAGTTTTATCAGTTTGCAAGTATCGGTGAAGATCCTCAAGATTTGAAATATGCAGGTGAGCGCACTTGGCTTGAAATCGGTGATCACAATACGATTCGCGAAGCCTGTAGCTTACACCGTGGTACAGCGCAAGACGGCGAGCTGACTAAAATCGGCAGTCATAATCTACTGATGGTAAACACCCATGTCGCACATGATTGTGTCATTGGCGATCATAACGTACTGGCCAACAATGTTGGTGTAGCAGGGCATGTGACTATTGGCGACCATACCATCATTGGCGGTAACTCAGGTATTCATCAGTTTTGTACAGTAGATGACTATAGCTTGATTGGCGGAGCAAGCCTCATTCTAAAAGATGTGGCTGCATTTACAATGGTATCTGGCAATCCAGCAAAGGCTCATGGACTCAATATTGAGGGTATGCGTCGTAAAGGTTGGTCAAAAGAAACCATCAATGTATTACGTCAAGCGTATCGTACGATTTTCAGATCAGGTTTGACTACTGCACAAGCGTTGGAAGTCCTACATAGTGAGCTATTGGCTAAAGAGCCAAAAATTCAGCTACTTATTGATTCCTTACAAAATAGCAGCCGCGGTGTTGTGCGCTAA
- a CDS encoding sodium-dependent transporter has translation MAINKQEHAQWSSSFGFVLAAVGSAVGLGNIWKFPYMVGESGGSAFVIAYLFCIALVGFPILVAEWLIGRRGQKNPVNTFSDVAANEGKSRSWGIIGATGVLGGFLILSFYSVIGGWALNYITKVATGSFAGQDSDSVAATFDAMLASAGTLTIWHTVFMILTAVIVGIGVTSGIEKTAKILMPLLGVILFVIVGYNVMNGGFGEAVAYLFTPDLSKLTADVMLAALGHAFFTLSIGMGIMVAYGSYLGREVNLLKTARTVVILDTVIALAAGLAIFPIIFSNGLDPASGPGLIFVSLPIAFGSMGAGTIIGALFFLLITFAAITSSISLLEPTVELLEERTSMSRTVSTIVASTVIWLLGIAALLSFNLWSDFTIMGNGIFDALDKLTSKFLLPLTGLAAIVFVGWKMDQRNIQQELGLSNGTWQLWQIVAKFIAPIAVIVVFVTSLMG, from the coding sequence ATGGCTATCAATAAACAAGAACATGCCCAATGGAGCTCAAGCTTTGGCTTCGTATTGGCAGCAGTAGGCTCAGCAGTTGGTTTAGGAAACATATGGAAATTTCCATACATGGTTGGCGAAAGCGGTGGTTCAGCTTTCGTTATTGCTTATTTGTTCTGTATCGCGCTGGTCGGTTTTCCGATATTAGTTGCTGAATGGTTAATTGGTCGACGTGGTCAAAAAAACCCAGTCAATACTTTTTCAGACGTAGCAGCGAATGAAGGTAAGTCGCGTAGTTGGGGTATTATTGGTGCTACTGGTGTTTTGGGTGGCTTCTTAATTCTATCGTTCTATAGTGTGATCGGTGGTTGGGCGCTTAACTATATCACTAAAGTTGCAACAGGTAGCTTTGCTGGTCAAGACAGTGATTCTGTTGCTGCAACCTTTGATGCTATGCTTGCATCAGCTGGTACATTGACGATCTGGCATACGGTATTTATGATTTTAACCGCTGTCATCGTTGGTATTGGTGTGACAAGTGGTATCGAAAAAACAGCTAAGATTTTAATGCCATTATTGGGTGTGATTCTGTTCGTTATCGTTGGTTACAACGTAATGAACGGTGGATTCGGTGAAGCAGTTGCTTACCTATTTACGCCAGATCTTAGCAAACTAACGGCTGATGTTATGCTTGCAGCATTAGGCCATGCATTCTTCACCCTATCAATTGGTATGGGTATCATGGTCGCTTATGGCTCTTACTTGGGCCGTGAAGTAAACTTGCTAAAAACAGCACGTACCGTTGTTATTTTGGATACGGTTATTGCGTTGGCTGCTGGTCTTGCCATCTTCCCAATCATCTTTAGCAATGGTCTAGATCCTGCATCAGGTCCTGGTCTTATCTTTGTAAGCTTGCCAATTGCTTTCGGTAGCATGGGTGCGGGTACTATCATTGGTGCATTGTTCTTCTTGCTTATTACCTTTGCCGCTATTACTTCATCTATCTCGTTACTTGAGCCAACCGTTGAGCTGTTAGAAGAGCGTACGTCGATGAGTCGTACTGTATCGACTATCGTGGCAAGTACAGTAATCTGGTTGTTAGGTATTGCAGCATTGCTATCGTTCAATCTATGGTCTGACTTTACTATCATGGGTAATGGTATCTTTGATGCATTAGATAAGCTTACTAGTAAGTTCCTATTGCCTCTAACAGGTCTGGCTGCAATTGTATTTGTTGGTTGGAAAATGGATCAACGTAACATTCAGCAAGAGCTTGGTTTATCTAATGGTACATGGCAGCTGTGGCAAATCGTTGCGAAATTCATCGCACCAATCGCTGTTATTGTAGTATTTGTGACGTCATTGATGGGATAG
- the tgt gene encoding tRNA guanosine(34) transglycosylase Tgt, whose translation MQFVLHKTASGATRARRGTVHLNHGDVQTPAFMPVGTYGTVKGMLPRDIEAIGADIILGNTFHLWLRPGTEVIDKFGGLHKFMHWDKPILTDSGGFQVFSLGAMRKITEEGVNFKSPIDGAKVFLSPEKSMQIQYSLNSDIVMQFDECTPYPATHDEAKKSLELSLRWGQRCIDEHNRLGSTNALFGIVQGSMYPDLRQQSLEGLLEIGFDGYAIGGLSVGEPKEEMIDVLDYLPDDMPADKPRYLMGVGKPEDLVEGVRRGVDMFDCVMPTRNARNGHYFVTGDADNAGVVRIRNSQYRNDEGPLDPECDCYTCQNFSRAYLYHLNKCKEMLGAQLATIHNLRYYQRLMQGIRDAIEQDKFDEFVSEFYAKRGQTVPELNLR comes from the coding sequence ATGCAATTTGTCTTACATAAAACGGCTAGCGGTGCAACGCGTGCACGCCGTGGTACGGTTCATCTCAATCATGGCGACGTGCAAACGCCTGCTTTTATGCCTGTTGGTACTTATGGTACGGTCAAAGGCATGCTGCCACGTGATATCGAAGCCATCGGTGCTGATATTATTTTGGGCAATACCTTTCATCTATGGTTACGTCCGGGTACCGAAGTCATTGATAAATTTGGTGGCCTGCATAAGTTTATGCATTGGGACAAGCCTATCTTGACCGATTCGGGCGGTTTCCAAGTATTCAGCCTCGGCGCAATGCGTAAAATTACCGAAGAAGGCGTAAATTTTAAATCTCCTATCGATGGCGCAAAGGTATTTCTCTCACCAGAAAAATCCATGCAAATTCAGTACAGCTTGAACTCAGACATCGTCATGCAGTTCGATGAGTGTACGCCTTATCCAGCCACTCATGACGAAGCGAAAAAGTCGTTAGAGTTATCATTACGTTGGGGTCAGCGCTGTATCGATGAGCACAACAGACTGGGCAGCACCAACGCATTATTCGGTATTGTACAAGGCAGTATGTATCCTGATTTGCGTCAGCAATCACTTGAAGGCCTGTTAGAGATTGGCTTCGATGGTTATGCTATTGGTGGTCTTTCAGTTGGCGAACCTAAAGAAGAGATGATAGATGTCCTAGACTACCTGCCTGATGATATGCCAGCAGATAAGCCACGCTATCTTATGGGTGTTGGTAAGCCTGAGGATTTAGTTGAAGGCGTACGTCGCGGCGTAGATATGTTCGACTGTGTGATGCCAACGCGTAACGCGCGTAACGGCCATTACTTTGTGACGGGCGATGCAGATAATGCTGGTGTGGTACGTATCCGTAATAGCCAATATCGCAATGATGAAGGCCCATTAGATCCTGAATGTGACTGCTATACTTGCCAAAACTTTAGCCGTGCTTATCTGTACCATCTTAATAAGTGCAAAGAGATGCTAGGTGCTCAGTTAGCGACCATTCATAATTTGCGCTATTACCAACGTTTGATGCAAGGTATCAGAGATGCTATCGAGCAAGATAAATTTGATGAGTTTGTCAGCGAGTTTTATGCTAAACGCGGTCAAACGGTTCCTGAGTTAAACTTGCGTTAA